GCAATGGGAGCGGTGATGCCGGGGCGCGCGATCAACCAGGCGAGAGCGACCGTGGCGGGAGCCGAATGATATCGCCGGCCCACCTGGTCCAGCGCATCGAGAATCCGAAACCCCCGGTCATCCAGGTATTTCTTGACGAATTCGCCTCGCGCGCGGCCCGCAAGGTCCTTTTCCGACCGGTATTTTCCCGTGAGGAACCCGGCGGCCAGCGGGAAGTAGGGGATGACGCCCAATCCCTTTTCCCGGCAGAGGGGTTCGAGCTCCGCTTCATACTCGGCACGATCGTACAGGTTGTACAAAGGCTGAAGGCTCCGGTAGGCGGGATGCCCGTGTCGCTTGCTGACCTGCAATGCCTTTGAGAGCCGTTCCGCGTTGTAGTTCGAGGCCCCGATCGCCCGAACCTTCCCCTGCCGGGTCAGTTGCGCAAAGGCTTCCAGTGTCTCCTCCAACGGCGTCTCCGGATCGTCGGCGTGGGCCTGATACAGATCGATGTAGTCCGTCTGCAGCCGTCGCAGAGAATCCTCCGCCGCGCGCAGGATATAAGGCTTCGAAAGCCCCTTCTTGTCCGGGCCCATCTCCATTCCGACCTTCGTGGCGACGAGGACCTTCTTCCGGTTCCCGTCCCGCTTCAGCCATTTGCCGAGAACGGTCTCGGATTCGCCGCCCTTGTGACCCGGGACCCACGCGGAGTAGATATCCGCCGTGTCGATCAAGTCGCCGCCTGCGGCCGTGAACGCGTCCAACAGCCGGAATGACGTTTTTTCATCCGCGGTCCATCCGAAGACATTGCCTCCCAGCGCCAGCGGAGCCACTTCCCGTCCGGAATTTCCCAGTTTGCGTTTCTTCATAGGGCCCTCCGGATATTCGGATGCCGTGGTTCTTCAGACGATTCCTGCAGACGGTCCGAGAAATATCGTTCTTCCTGTAAGATGTCATAATCCGATCCGCCGTCGCGCTTACCCCCGTCCGGAGCGCCCTCGTGGGCGCACCGTATGTCGAGGAATTTCCCCTCGTCCTCGAGTGTCGGCTTCTCCCTACGTTCGAGATCGGGCTGCACACCCGGTTCGTCGGGGAGATTTTGGACGTAAAGGCAGAGGAATCCGTGCTCGGCGAGAAGGGACTCCCCGACATCGAGAAGGTGAGGCCGATCCTCTTCGACCCAGAGATCAACACCTGCCACGGGGTAGGCAAGCTTCCTGGCTGTGCCTACTCGATCGGGAAAACGGTTCGGTGAAGGCAGGGAAGAGTCGTAGTGGTGCCGCTACAAAGCGCCAGACGTCATCTCTTCCCGATGATGACGCCGCAGGCGATCCGGTCGCCGGAGTTCCCGGACGGGTCCGTCATCTCGTCGTCCGCCTTGGCATGGATGACGATCGAGGAGCCGTTCGGCCCCAGGAGGGACGCCGCGTCGCCCACCCCGAGGGTCGCATTCGGAAGCGTCGCCGTCAGCTTCCCCTTTTCGTTCGGACCCACTTCCAGGTTGGGAAGGTCCCCCGGGTGACCCCCTTCGTGACCCTTGAGCCCGTGCTTCTTCGCGTGGGGATTGAAATGCCCGCCCGCCGTCTTGAAATCCGGCGGTTCGCAAATCCCTGCAGCGTGGACGTGGATCCCGTGTTTCCC
This DNA window, taken from Candidatus Deferrimicrobiaceae bacterium, encodes the following:
- a CDS encoding flavin reductase gives rise to the protein MRSAVALTPVRSALVGAPYVEEFPLVLECRLLPTFEIGLHTRFVGEILDVKAEESVLGEKGLPDIEKVRPILFDPEINTCHGVGKLPGCAYSIGKTVR
- a CDS encoding aldo/keto reductase gives rise to the protein MKKRKLGNSGREVAPLALGGNVFGWTADEKTSFRLLDAFTAAGGDLIDTADIYSAWVPGHKGGESETVLGKWLKRDGNRKKVLVATKVGMEMGPDKKGLSKPYILRAAEDSLRRLQTDYIDLYQAHADDPETPLEETLEAFAQLTRQGKVRAIGASNYNAERLSKALQVSKRHGHPAYRSLQPLYNLYDRAEYEAELEPLCREKGLGVIPYFPLAAGFLTGKYRSEKDLAGRARGEFVKKYLDDRGFRILDALDQVGRRYHSAPATVALAWLIARPGITAPIA
- a CDS encoding superoxide dismutase family protein: MKRTVFLACLFLLTGSLAYAADGGSWKSAEAEIKDSRGQTVGSAVFTPTPQGVAVVVEVSRLAPGKHGIHVHAAGICEPPDFKTAGGHFNPHAKKHGLKGHEGGHPGDLPNLEVGPNEKGKLTATLPNATLGVGDAASLLGPNGSSIVIHAKADDEMTDPSGNSGDRIACGVIIGKR